In Equus quagga isolate Etosha38 chromosome 14, UCLA_HA_Equagga_1.0, whole genome shotgun sequence, one DNA window encodes the following:
- the LOC124225214 gene encoding suppressor of SWI4 1 homolog, with the protein MGQSGRSRHQKRARAQAQLRNLEAYAAQPHSFVFARGRAGRGVRQLSLDLRRVMEPLTATRLQVRKKNSLKDCVAVAGPLGVTHFLILSKTETNIYFKLMRLPGGPTLTFRINKYTLVRDVVSSLRRHRMHEQQFTHAPLLVLNSFGPHGMHVKLMATMFQNLFPSINVHKVNLNTIKRCLLINYNPDSQELDFRHYSIKVVPVGASRGMKKLLQEKFPNMSRLQDISELLATGAGLSESEAEPDGEHNITELPQAVAGRGNMRAQQSAVRLTEIGPRMTLQLIKIQEGVGEGNVLFHSFVHKTEEELQAILAAKEEKLRLKAQRQDQQARNVQRKREQREAHRKKSLAGIKRARADGDSDAEDPGAPPEEEGAGQREEEEDEAEYFRQAVGEEPDEDMFPTAAKRRRPAGHPGKKQQGKQRRLDRGATPCPANFSVVAARTLNRFQEGFLWPLLVAEFLVAVAGNILALYRFGTREQRPWHPAVVFSAQLAVSDLLYALTLPPLAAYFYPPKHWRYGEAACRLERFFFICNLLGSVIFVTCISINRYMGIVHPFFTRSHLRPKHAWAISAAGWVLAALLAAPTLSFSHLKKPQQEGKCTVEQPGACIKCLGTADDSQLEAYRIYSLVMAALGGALPLLLTLGAYGALGRAVLRSPGMTVAEKLRVAMLVASGVALYTSSYVPYHVTRVLNVYARQRWVASCPGFTDAAQAKQALDLGAYVGYQVMRGLMPLAICIHPLLYMAVAPSLGCHHQGCLGCKGGQTPEDAESSSQGLALKETATPKTSGPQSPEP; encoded by the exons ATGGGGCAGTCGGGGCGG TCCCGGCACCAGAAGCGCGCGCGCGCCCAGGCGCAGCTCCGCAATCTCGAGGCCTACGCCGCGCAGCCGCACTCGTTCGTGTTCGCCCGGGGCCGCGCGGGTCGAGGCGTCCGGCAGCTCAGCCTGGACCTGCGGCGCGTCATGGAACCGCTCACCGCCACCCGCTTGCAG GTCCGGAAGAAAAACTCTCTGAAGGATTGCGTGGCAGTGGCTGGGCCCCTTGGGGTCACACACTTCCTGATCTTAAGCAAAACAGAGACCAATATCTACTTT AAGCTGATGCGCCTCCCAGGAGGCCCCACCTTGACCTTCAGGATCAACAAG TACACACTGGTGCGTGACGTGGTCTCCTCGCTGCGCCGGCACCGCATGCACGAGCAGCAGTTCACCCACGCGCCCCTCCTGGTGCTCAACAGCTTTGGTCCCCACGGCATGCACGTGAAACTCATGGCCACCATGTTCCAGAACCTGTTCCCCTCCATCAACGTGCACAAG GTGAACCTGAACACCATCAAGCGCTGCCTTCTCATCAACTACAACCCCGACTCTCAGGAGCTGGATTTCCGCCACTA CAGCATCAAAGTCGTTCCTGTGGGCGCAAGTCGTGGGATGAAGAAGCTTCTCCAGGAGAAGTTCCCCAACATGAGCCGCCTGCAGGACATCAGCGAGCTGCTGGCCAC GGGTGCGGGGCTGTCAGAGAGTGAGGCGGAGCCAGACGGTGAGCACAATATTACAGAGCTGCCACAGGCCGTCGCGGGGCGCGGCAACATGCGGGCCCAGCAGAGCGCCGTGCGGCTTACGGAG ATCGGGCCTCGGATGACGCTGCAGCTCATCAAGATCCAGGAGGGTGTCGGGGAGGGGAACGTGCTGTTCCACAGTTTCG TGCACAAGACCGAGGAGGAGCTACAGGCCATCCTGGCAGCCAAGGAGGAGAAGCTGCGGCTCAAGGCCCAGCGGCAGGATCAGCAGGCCCGGAACGTCCAGCGCAAGCGGGAGCAGCGAGAGGCCCACAG GAAGAAGAGCCTGGCGGGCATCAAGCGGGCACGCGCCGATGGGGACAGTGATGCGGAGGACCCCGGGGCCCCCCCCGAAGAAGAGGGGGCCGGCcagcgggaggaggaggaggatgaagccGAGTACTTTCGCCAGGCAGTGGGCGAGGAGCCTGATGAGG ACATGTTCCCAACGGCAGCCAAGCGGAGACGGCCCGCTGGGCACCCAGGCAAAAAGCAGCAGGGAAAACAGCGGAGGCTGGACCGAG GTGCCACACCCTGCCCAGCCAACTTCTCGGTGGTGGCCGCCCGCACCCTCAACCGCTTCCAGGAGGGCTTTCTGTGGCCCCTCCTGGTGGCTGAGTTCCTGGTGGCTGTGGCCGGCAACATCCTGGCCCTCTACCGCTTTGGCACCCGGGAGCAGCGCCCGTGGCACCCGGCCGTGGTCTTCTCGGCCCAGCTGGCCGTCAGCGACCTGCTCTACGCGCTGACACTGCCCCCGCTGGCTGCCTACTTCTACCCGCCCAAACACTGGCGCTACGGGGAGGCCGCCTGCCGCCTGGAGCGCTTCTTCTTCATCTGCAACCTGCTGGGGAGCGTCATCTTCGTCACCTGCATCAGCATCAACCGCTACATGGGCATCGTGCACCCCTTCTTCACCCGCAGCCACCTGCGGCCCAAGCACGCGTGGGCCATCAGCGCGGCCGGCTGGGTGCTGGCGGCCCTGCTGGCCGCCCCCACGCTCAGCTTCTCGCACCTCAAGAAGCCACAGCAGGAAGGCAAGTGCACGGTGGAGCAGCCCGGGGCCTGCATCAAGTGCCTGGGGACAGCGGACGACAGCCAGCTTGAGGCCTACAGGATCTACAGCCTGGTGATGGCGGCCCTGGGCGGCGCCCTGCCGCTGCTGCTCACGCTGGGGGCCTACGGAGCCCTCGGGCGCGCCGTGCTGCGCAGCCCGGGCATGACGGTGGCCGAGAAGCTGCGCGTGGCCATGCTGGTGGCCAGCGGTGTGGCGCTCTACACCAGCTCCTATGTGCCCTACCACGTCACGCGGGTGCTCAACGTGTACGCCCGGCAGCGCTGGGTAGCCAGCTGCCCGGGCTTCACAGACGCGGCCCAGGCTAAGCAGGCGCTGGATCTGGGGGCCTACGTGGGCTACCAGGTCATGCGGGGCCTCATGCCCCTGGCCATCTGCATCCACCCGCTGCTCTACATGGCCGTGGCTCCCAGCTTGGGCTGCCACCACCAAGGCTGCCTCGGCTGCAAGGGCGGCCAGACCCCAGAGGACGCTGAGAGCTCAAGCCAAGGCCTGGCCCTCAAGGAAACAGCCACCCCCAAAACCTCGGGGCCCCAGTCCCCTGAGCCATGA
- the EIF3G gene encoding eukaryotic translation initiation factor 3 subunit G: MPTGDFDSKPSWADQVEEEGEDDKCVTSELLKGIPLATGDTSPEPELLPGAPLPPPKEVINGNIKTVTEYKIDEDGKKFKIVRTFRIETRKASKAVARRKNWKKFGNSEFDPPGPNVATTTVSDDVSMTFITSKEDLNCQEEEDPMNKLKGQKIVSCRICKGDHWTTRCPYKDTLGPMQKELAEQLGLSTGEKEKLPGELEPVQATQNKTGKYVPPSLRDGASRRGESMQPNRRADDNATIRVTNLSEDTRETDLQELFRPFGSISRIYLAKDKTTGQSKGFAFISFHRREDAARAIAGVSGFGYDHLILNVEWAKPSTN; encoded by the exons ATGCCGACCGGAGACTTTGA TTCGAAGCCCAGCTGGGCCGaccaggtggaggaggagggagaggacg ACAAATGTGTCACCAGCGAGCTTCTAAAGGGGATCCCTCTGGCTACTGGGGACACCAGCCCGGAACCTGAGCTCCTGCCAGGAG CTCCACTGCCGCCTCCCAAGGAAGTCATCAACGGGAACATCAAGACAGTGACCGAGTACAAGATAGATGAGGACGGCAAGAAGTTCAag ATCGTCCGCACCTTCCGAATTGAGACCCGGAAGGCCTCGAAGGCTGTTGCAAGGAGGAAG AACTGGAAGAAGTTCGGGAACTCAGAGTTTGACCCACCGGGGCCCAATGTGGCCACCACCACAGTCAGCGATGATGTGTCCATGACATTTATCACCAGCAAAGAG GACCTGAactgccaggaggaggaggacccgATGAACAAGCTCAAGGGCCAGAAGATTGTGTCCTGCCGCATCTGCAAGGGCGACCACTGGACCACCCGCTGCCCCTACAAGGACACGCTGGGGCCCATGCAGAAGGAGCTGGCCGAGCAGCTGGGCCTGTCCACGGGCGAGAAGGAGAAGCTGCCCGGAG AGCTGGAGCCGGTGCAAGCCACCCAGAACAAGACAGGGAAGTACGTGCCACCGAGCCTGCGGGATGGGGCCAGCCGCCGTGGGGAGTCCATGCAGCCCAACCGCAGAG CCGACGACAATGCCACCATCCGCGTCACCAATCTATCAGAGGACACTCGTGAGACTGACCTGCAGGAGCTCTTCCGGCCCTTCGGCTCCATCTCCCGCATCTACCTGGCGAAGGACAAGACCACTGGCCAGTCCAAG ggcttcGCCTTCATCAGCTTCCACCGCCGTGAGGACGCCGCGCGTGCCATCGCCGGGGTGTCTGGCTTCGGCTACGACCACCTCATCCTCAACGTGGAGTGGGCCAA GCCATCCACCAACTGA
- the ANGPTL6 gene encoding angiopoietin-related protein 6 has product MGPPGLRALPPLLVLGAWCACAAAPRCTYTFVLPPQKFTGAVCWSGPTAARPAPDAANASEVAALRMRLGRHEELLRELQRLAAADGAVAGEVRALRKESRGLSARLGQLRAQLQHEAGPGAGPGPGAEPAVALALLGERVLNASAEAQRAAARFHQLDVQFRELAQLVSRQSGLIARLERLCPGGSGGQQQVLPPPLVPVVPVSLVGGTNDTSRRLVPAPEPQRDQTLRQQRPLASPLPAGHPAVPTKPAGPWRDCAEAHRAGHERSGVYELRLGRHVVSAWCEQQLEGGGWTVIQRRQDGSVNFFTTWQHYKAGFGQPDGEYWLGLEPVHQLTSRGDHELLVLLEDWGGRGARARYDGFSLEPESDHYRLRLGQYHGDAGDSLSWHNDKPFSTVDRDRDSYSGNCALYQRGGWWYHACAHSNLNGVWHRGGHYRSRYQDGVYWAEFRGGAYSLKKAAMLIRPLRL; this is encoded by the exons ATGGGCCCGCCTGGCCTGCGCGCGCTGCCGCCGCTGCTCGTGCTGGGCGCGTGGTGCGCGTGCGCGGCCGCCCCGCGCTGCACCTACACCTTCGTGCTGCCGCCGCAGAAGTTCACGGGCGCCGTGTGCTGGAGCGGCCCCACGGCCGCGCGCCCTGCGCCCGACGCCGCCAACGCCAGCGAGGTGGCGGCGCTGCGCATGCGCCTGGGCCGCCACGAGGAGCTGCTGCGCGAGCTCCAGCGCCTGGCGGCGGCCGACGGCGCCGTGGCCGGCGAGGTGCGCGCGCTGCGCAAGGAGAGCCGAGGCCTGAGCGCGCGCCTGGGCCAGCTGCGCGCGCAGCTGCAGCACGAGGCtggcccgggggcggggccgggcccggGGGCGGAGCCTGCGGTCGCCCTGGCGCTGCTCGGGGAGCGCGTGCTCAACGCGTCGGCCGAGGCGCAGCGCGCCGCCGCGCGCTTCCACCAGCTGGACGTGCAGTTCCGCGAGCTGGCGCAGCTGGTGAGCCGGCAGAGCGGCCTGATCGCCCGCCTGGAGCGCCTGTGCCCGGGGGGCTCGGGCGGCCAGCAGCAG GTCCTGCCACCACCCCTGGTGCCTGTGGTTCCGGTCAGTCTGGTGGGTGGCACCAATGACACCAGCAGGAGGCTAGTTCCAGCCCCAGAACCCCAAAGAGACCAGACCCTGAGACAGCAGAGGCCCTTGgcctctcctctgcctgcagggCACCCTGCTGTCCCCACCAAGCCAGCGG GCCCATGGCGGGATTGTGCAGAGGCCCACAGGGCAGGCCACGAGCGGAGCGGAGTGTATGAGCTGCGACTAGGCCGGCATGTGGTGTCAGCATGGTGCGAGCAACAGCTGGAGGGTGGAGGCTGGACTGTGATCCAGAGGCGACAAGATGGCTCTGTCAACTTCTTCACTACCTGGCAGCACTACAAG GCGGGCTTCGGGCAGCCTGATGGGGAATATTGGCTGGGCCTTGAACCTGTGCATCAGCTGACCAGCCGTGGGGACCATGAGCTACTGGTGCTCCTGGAGGACTGGGGGGGCCGTGGGGCCCGTGCCCGCTATGACGGTTTCTCCCTGGAGCCTGAGAGCGACCACTACCGTCTCCGGCTTGGCCAGTACCATGGAGACGCTGGAGACTCTCTCTCCTGGCACAATGACAAGCCTTTCAGCACCGTGGATAGGGACCGAGACTCCTATTCTG gtAACTGCGCCCTGTACCAACGGGGAGGCTGGTGGTACCATGCCTGTGCCCACTCCAACCTCAACGGTGTCTGGCACCGGGGTGGCCACTACCGCAGCCGCTACCAGGACGGCGTCTACTGGGCCGAGTTTCGTGGTGGCGCTTACTCTCTCAAGAAGGCTGCCATGCTGATCCGGCCCCTGAGGCTGTGA